The Synechococcus sp. WH 8101 sequence TGATCGCTGTGGCGGATCAACCCAGGGCCACGGCAGCAGCCGCCATCACTGGCCTCAGACAGCTGGGGCTGACCCCGGTGATGCTCAGCGGCGACAACGCGCGCACCGCCGGCGTGATTGCTGATCGGCTGGGGATCGAGCAGGTTCGCAGTGAGCTGTTGCCTGAGCAGAAGCTGGCAGCAATCGCGCAACTGCAGGCGCAGGCACCCACCGGCATGGTGGGCGACGGCATCAACGACGCCCCCGCCCTGGCCGGTGCCGCGATCGGAGTGGCGATGGGCGCCGCCGGCAGTGATACCGCCATGGAGGCCGCCGATGTGGTGGTGATGGACGACGATCCGCAGCGCCTCGTGGAGCTGATCCGGCTGTCGCGCTGCACCTGGGCCGTGCTCTGGCAGAACATCGCCCTGGCACTGGGAATCAAGGGCGCCTTCCTGGTGCTCACCCTGCTGGGAACCGCCACCATGTGGCAGGCCGTGTTCGCCGACATGGGCACCAGCTTGCTCGTCATCGCCAATGGCCTGAGGCTGCGGCGTCAGCAATGGGCCTGAGTGAGCTGTTCAAGTGAGGGGGGTGCCTGCACCGCAGTCAGGTAAGGCCAGGGTGGAGTCGGGCTGACAGCTCAATGATCAGGTTGAGCTGCCTGCTCCAGACTCTGGAGAATGCCGCAGTCAGCGGCGGTAGCCGGGGCCGTGCAGCAGGAGCGCAACTGTTGCAGTTCTGCCTGCAGGTCCTGCAACTCGCGCAGGCGGTGGTCCACCTGCAGGAGCTTCTCGTCCAGCAGCCGGTTCACGGCAAGGCAGCTCTGGTTGGGATGGCTCCGAAGTGACAAGAGACGTCGGATCTCGTCGATGCCGATGTCGAGGCTGCGGCAGTGGCGGATGAAGCGCACCTGCTCCAGGTGATCCTCGGTGTAGAGGCGGTAATTGGCGCGACTGCGCCGGGGCGGGGTGAGCAGCTGTTCCTGTTCGTAAAAGCGCAGGGTTTCAACAGCAACGCCGGTCGCACTGGCGAGCTCGCCGATTCGCATCACCGCATCCACCGATGGCTGATCAGGCTAGAAGCAGTGGGTGGTACGTGATCGGGTTCACCAGGGCTGCCACGCGCGTGGCACGGATGCGCTGCGGCTCCTGGCAGAGGTCCGTTCAGTTCAGAGTGGACCCGATGCGTCGGCAAACAATCCACATTGATCCCGCTCAGCGCCAGAGGCAATGCGTCTAAATCCCGATTGCCCAGCGCCATGGGCGGCGCGATTCTGTGTCCATCAACCAAGGAGGCGCCCGCATGGACGACACGCCACCCCGCTACCAGCCAGAAGCACGCTGACTGCAGGCCCCTGCTCCAACAGTCTTCACCCAACCGTGGGCGGGTCGTTCAGCCGGGCATGAGGAGGAATGGTATCAACAGCCGCCTCAACCTGTGCGCCTGACTGATCGACACTCCGTTTGCACCGCCATAGGTGCCCCAGGAGATCAAACAGCCCGCACCTGGAACGTTCGGCCCCAGGCGCCAACGCCAGCAGCTTCGATCCAGACCAAACGCTTCATTTGACGTGAATAGCCAATGACCCTCGGGCTTTGCTCGGGGGTTTTTGATTGACCCTGGCCTGATCTCTCAAGACCTTCCCGCATCACCATTCAGTGATTCAGGCAGGCTTGGTTTCATATCAACCGATCATACAGTCGTCGCCAATCACCACTTCAGGAACCAGAGGAGCGTGTTCACTGGTGTCTGTGACGGTGGTGCGCGTCGCTCACATGGGGATGCTTGTGCTCAAGCTCCTCGTGCTCATGTTCATGGGCATGCCAATAGGGCCGATCGCCTGGATAAGCCAGTTGAGCGTCGGAAGGATGGGCGTGGTTGTGATGGGGATCTGGGTCGCTCGGGTCATGGCGGTGGCGATGGTGATGGCGCTGCGCCGCGTGGTGATGCCTGTGGCTGTGCTCGTCCCTGAGCAGTAGAACCACACCGGCGACCATCAGTCCTGCAGCCATCGCCAATGGCAGGGTGAGTGCATCACGCAACACCACCACAGAGAAGAGCGCTCCAACGAAGGGTGCCGTGGCAAAGATCACGGCTTCACGGGCAGCACCAAGGGCACGCAGTGCCAACAGATCCAGCCAGATCGAGAGGCCATAGCCCAGCGCTCCAATCAGCAGCACCAGAGCCATCTGGGCAGGCGATGGAAAGCGCTCCTCCAGAGCCCACGCAAGCGCAAGCATCGGCAGGGCGGCTCCGATCGCTTTGAAGCTGGCGATCTGCAATGGGTCCCGGAGCGACAGCCGCTGGCTGATGTTGTTGTCGATGCCCCAGGCCAGGGTGGCCAGAGCGATCAACGCCGTGCCTGGCCAGGTGCTTCCTGCCAGCGATCCGCCTGAGAGCAGGGCGGCGCCGGCGAGGGTGAGCGCAGCGGCAAGCAGGCCACGCCGACCCAGATGTTCCTTGCCGATCACTACGGCAATCAACAAGGTGAACACCGTTTCCAGATTGAGCAGGAGTGAACTGGAGGCGGCGGGCAACAGAGCCAGGCCATGCACCAGGGCCAGAGGGCCGATCACTCCGCCGAGCAGCGTCAACGCCACCAGAGCCTTCCAGTCGCTCGGTTGCACCGGGGCTTCCTGCGTCGCCGCTGGCTGCACCAAGCGCAGCGGCCAAAGCACCAGGGCCGCACCGCCATAGAGCAGCCCAGCCAGGCTGAGGGCCGAGCCTGCGTGCGTGAGCGTGCTGATCACAGGAGCACTGCAACCGAACAGCACGGCAGCGATCAGTCCGGCCCACTGGCCTCGCGCCTGCGGATCAGCGTGCAGGCGCATCTCCCTGGAGCAACACAGCCGTGTTGCCACTGAGGATCTGCTCACCGCCCTGTAACCCCTGCACAATCTCCAATTGATCCGATCGGGCTGGCCCGAGTACCACCCGCACCGGCTCGGCGGAGCCGCGCTGATAGCGGTAGACCACCGGCTCACCGTTCAGCAGTTGCACCGCTTGACGGGGCACGGTGAACTGCTGCTCGCTCGACGGCACCAGGGCAAAGGCCGTCACCGCTGTTCCGGTGGGGGGTAAAGCCCCTGCCACGGGCGTGGCGCGCACGATCATCACGCGGTTGGCGCTGGCGGAATCCGGCGCCACGGCCACCACCCGGGCGCGCATTTCCTGGCTCCCTGCTTTCACGCGCAGCACCTGATCGCTCTTCAGGTTGGCGGCCAACAGAGGCGACACCATGAAGCGCAGTTCACGGCCCGAGGTATCGGTGATCTCCGCCAGATCACTACCGGCCGGCAACACCGATCCTGGGGTAGCATCCAGAGCGGCCACCGTGCCGGTGATCGGGCTGCGGATCTGAAGCACACCAGCGCTGGTGGGAGAACCGATGGCCCTGACCTTCGCCTGAGCTGAGCGGGCATCAGTGCGCGCCTTCACGCTGGCGATCCGCCGTGTTTCGAGCTCATGCCAGGCCAGGGCACCCTGGCGTGCCATCGGCAGGGCCCGCTGATACTGCTGCTCCAGCGATTGCGCTGTGGCGGCGGAGCCGTCGGCTTCTGCGCGGATGGCTGCCGCCTCCGGGCTACGCACCTCGGCCAGTACCGATCCGGCCTGCACCCTTTGTCCCGGGGCCACGAGCAAACGCATCACCTGGCCCGCCACCGGCATCCCCACCAGCGCGCGGGCACCCACATGGGCCTCCACGAATCCGGTGATCGGCCGCTCGATGGTGGTGCTCAGTTCAGGCCGGATCAGCGTCAAGCCCGCCTGGCGGAGTTGCTGCTCCGTGAGGGGAATGGTTCGGTTTTCACCTGAAATCTGAGCCGAATCGGCTTGCGGCGTTGTGCTGTTCGGTGATCGGCTGTGGCGGCCCAGGCCGAAAGCGAGGAGCAATGCCACCACGAAAACGAAGGGCAAGGCCACAGCACGGTTGGCGATCCACCAGGCCTTCTGCGGGCTGGCATCCAGCTTCCCGGTGAACCGGGTGAGCGTTCTTGCGAGGGTGTTGGTCATGGGGGATCAGAGGTCTGCAGAGAGCGACGACAGTTGCGCTGCGGGGAGCAACCAGCGTCCGAAACGGGCATAGAGAGCCGGGATCACCAGCAGGGTGAGCGCGGTGGAGGTGATCAGGCCGCCGAGCACCACCACCGCCAGCGGCTGGAGGATTTCACTGCCGGCGCCAAAGGCCACAGCCAGAGGCAGCGTTCCCAGGGCCGAGGACAGCGCCGTCATCAAGATGGCGTTCAGGCGCTCCAGGCTTCCCTCCTCAATCACGGTGTGCAGAGGCTGGCCAGCGGCATGGCGGCGGTTGTAGTTGTCCACCAGCAGCAATCCATTGCGCACGGCCACACCGAACAACGTGATGAAGCCGATCAACGACGCCACCGACAACACCGCACCGCTGAGCAACACCGCCACCACACCACCCACCAGCGCCAGCGGCAGATTGAGCATGATCGCGACAGTGGCGGGCACTGATTTCACGGCCGTGATCATCAACAACATGATCACCACCACCGCCACCAGGCTGTAGAGCACCAGGCTGCCTGTGGCACGTTCTTCTGATTCGAATTGACCTCCGTAGCGGATCGCATAGCCCTGCGGTAGGCGAACCTCGCGTGCCACGACCCGCTGGATGTCCCGCACCACCGAACCGAGAGCGCGGCCGCTCACGTTGGCGGAGACAACGATCAGGCGGGAGACATCTTCCCGGTTGACGATGTTGTTGCCGAGACCCTCCTCCACCCAGGCCACGCTGCCGAGGGGCACGGTCATGCCATTGGAGAAGGCCACCGGCAGGGCCCGGATGGCGTCGAGACTGCTGCGGCTGGCGGCATTGAGCTGCACGAGCACATCGCTGCGCACGCCGGCTTCCACAACATGGCCCGCCACCTTGCCGTTGAGGGCGATCTCCACGGCCTGGGCCAGATCCTCGATGCTCAGTCCGAGGGCGGCCGCCAGGGGGCGGTCGTAGTGGATCTGAATCTGGGGGATGGGCAGTTGGGGCTCAAGCTGCAGATCCACTACCCCCTCAATCGGCTCCACCACCTTCACCACGGCTTCGCCGAGGCGCCGCAACTCCGCCAGATCGGTGCCATAGATCTTGATGGCGATGGCGCTGCGCACACCGGAGAGCACCTCATCCATGCGGTGCGAGATGAAGCCACCGATGTTCGGGGCCACACCGGGAATCTTCAGGAAGGCCTTGCGCAATTCCGCAAGCGCGGCGGGCCTGTTGTCCATGGCCCTGGCGCTCAGCTCCACATCCACGTGGGCCAGGTTCACCCCGGCTCCGTCGGCATCGCCGGGAGCACGGCCGGTGCGCAGCTGCACCCACTCCACCAGCGGACTGTCCTGCAGCGAGCGCGTCAGCGCCAGGCCGGCGCGATTGGTCATCTCCAGCGACACACCTGGATAGAGCACCATCGAATTCACCAGCGACTGCTCGCGGAACTCCGGCAGGAACACCCGGCCCAGGCTGGGCAGGATCAGCGCGGTGCCCACCACCAGGCTCAGGGCGATCGCGAGCAGCCGCTGCGGTTGCGCCAGCGCCATCGCCAGCCAGGGCCGATAGATCCGTTCGCAGCGGTTGGCGATCCAGGTGTTTTCGGGCGGCAGCTGCACCGGCGCGAGCAAAATGGCGCAGAGAGCCGGCGAGAGCGTCACCGCCACCAGGGTGGACGCGCCGATCGAGAAGAGATAGGCCAGGCCCATCGGCGCAAAGATGCGGCCCTCCACCCCCGTGAGCGAAAAGATCGGGGCAAACACCACCGCGATAATCAGGGTGGAGAACAGCACCGGCTGACGCACCTCCACCGAGGTGTCGAACACCACCTGCAGCGGCGACCGTGGTGTGGGACTGCTCTGATTGCGGCGCAGACCGCGGTAGCAGTTCTCCATGTCGACGATCGAGTCGTCGACCACCGAGCCGATCGCCACCACCAAACCGCCCAGGGTCATGGTGTTGAGGCCAAGGCCAAAGGCCTTCATCAACATCAGGCCAACCAACAGCGACAGGGGAATGGCGCTGAGGGTGATCACGGCTGCGCGCCAGTTCATCAGAAAGGCCACGATCACCAGGGACACGATCACAATCCCGAGCAACAGCGATTCGCTCACATTGCGCAGCGCAGTGTCGATGAAATTGCTCTGCCTGAAGGTGCGCTTCACCCGCACATCCGTCGGCAGGGTGCGATTGAGCTCAGCGATGCGCTGCTCCACCGCACGGGTGACCGTGGGCGTATCCACATCCGGCTGCTTGATCACCATCAGCACCACCGCCGGTTGACCGTTGAAGCTGGCGTCGCCCCGTTTCAAGGCAGGCCCCCGCTGCACCTCCGCCAGGGTGGAGAGCAGCACAGGCCGGCCCTGCTGATCGGTCACCGCTACATCCGCCAGATCGCTCGTCTGCTGGATCTGAGCCAGCGGCCGGATCAGGCGCTCCTGGCCGCCAGCTACGAGGAAGCCTCCCGGGCTGGTGGACATCGCCGCAGAGACCCCCTGCATCACAGCTTTGAGGCTGACCCCTTTCACCTGCAGTTCCTGCGGATCGAGGAGCACCTGATACTGCGCTTCTTCCCCGCCATAGACAGTGATCTGCGCCACCCCAGGCACCGCCAGGATCGGGTTGCGATAGGAGCGCAGCACCAGCTGTTGCAGATCCATCAGCGACGTGGTGCCGCCGGGTTCCACTGTGAAGGCGACCTGAAGAATCGTGCCCAGGGGCGATACCAGCGGTGAGATCTCCGGCGCTGCGGCATTGGCCGGCAACTGGGTCTCCACCTGCTGCATCCGCTCGGACACCGATTGGCGGGCCCGATAGATGTCGGCGTTCTGGTTGAACACCACCTGCACCATCGAGAGCCCCGCCTTGGAGGAGGAGCGCACGGTCTCCACGCCGGCGATGCCATTCAGCGCCGATTCCACCGGCAGGGTGATGCGCGTTTCCACCTCCTCCGGCGACAGGCCATCGGCTGTGATCTGCACATCCACCTGCGGTGGGGCGAACGGCGGAAACACATCCAGCGGCATCTGGCGGAGCATCCCCAGGCCAGCAACGCTGACCACCACGGCGGCCACCACCACCAGCCAGCGGCGGGCGATCGAGAAGCGCAGGGTGGTGTTGAGCAGCGCTTCGATCATTCGCCCTGCTGCTTGCGGCGCAGGGTCAGCGTTGCCCCGGCGGCCACCACCAGGGCAGCAGCGACGCCACCGGCGATCAGAGCGCTGTTGCCTTCAGGTTGATCAGCTGGGCGATCGGCGCTGGCCTCAGCGGCGGAGGGTTCGGCCTGCTGCGTTTTTTTCGATTCGGCATACAGCGAGAGGGCACCGTTCACCACCACGTCGTCGGTGGGATCGAGGCCCTCGGTGATCACGATCTGATCGCCAAGGGTGGGACCGGTCTGAACGAAGACCGGGTCGTAGGTGGTGGCCGTTTTCACGAACACCAATGGTTTGCCATCCGCCTGCACAACCGCGGCCGTCGGCACACTCAGACCCTCCGGGCCCTGTTGTGGTTGCGTGGCCGTCACACCCAACAGGGCATCGGTTTCGGTGTTCGCCTTCACCTGGCGCACATCCCCTTGCTGCTGAAATTCATCCCCATGGCCCACGTGGGACCAGGCCGGGGCCGTCAGCAGCAACGCCGCGGAGGCGACCAGAGCGGAGGCACTCCCTTGAACAATGCGGTGGATCAAGGCTGGACAGAACAACACTGCGCGGAGGATGGCGCAGGCGCGATGAAAAACAGATGAAATCCGCTGCCCCACCTAGCCTTTTGGCGATCTGAACCGCACGCCATGCCCTTGCGGATCCTGCTGGTGGAAGACGAGCCGGATCTGGCTGAATCCCTGGTCGCCGTTCTGGAGCAGCAGGGCCATGTGGTGGACCACTGCAGCGATGGCCTCTCCGCCTGGACCTTGCTCAGTGGTGATCTGGCGCGCTACGAGCTGGCGCTTGTGGACTGGATGGTGCCGCAGCTCAGTGGTGTTGAGCTCTGCCGGCGCCTGCGCGCCGCAGGCTTCACCGTGCCGGTGTTGTTGTTGACGGCCCGCGATGGCACCGCCGACCGGGTGGAAGGACTCGATGCGGGTGCGGACGACTACCTGAGCAAGCCGTTCGCCATGGAGGAACTGCTCGCCCGGGTGCGCGCCTTGCAGCGCCGCCATCCGGGCTACCGCGAGCCGCAGCTGCAGGTTGGCAGCTACAGCCTGGATCCCTCCCGCAGCGAGCTGACGGTGCAGGCGCCAACTGGCGCGGTGCGTGTGCCGCTCTCGGCCAAGGAATTGCAGCTGCTCACGTATTTCATGGAGCACTCCGGAGACATCCTCAGCGGGTCTCGCCTGCGCAACCAGCTCTGGGACCTGCATCAGGACCCGGTGAGCAATGTGGTGGCGGCGCAGGTGCGGCTGTTGCGCCGCAAGCTCGCCGATCACGGTCTGCCGTCGCCGATCACCACGGTGCCCTCCCGCGGCTATCGCTTTGATGCAGACGCCACGGGCAGCGCCTCGCAGCCGAGCTGATGGCAGGGCTTGAGCACAACTTGATCCGGCGTGCACGCCTGCGGCTGGCGGGCCTCTCCCTGCTCGTGATGGGGAGCATCCTCTATGCAGCGGGATTCTCGATGGGCCGGCTGTTGCTGCAGGCCCAGGAACAGGCCCTGCAGAGCGAGCTGGTCAACCTGGCCGGCACCCTGCACGACAGTCTCAAGCCCGTGCTCCCGCCGCCTTCGGCAGGACCTGCCTCACTGGCCACGGTGCTGCCTGGGCTTTGCCTGGCGGATCGCCCCTGCCCTGCGCCCACAACCCTGATCGAGCGCCATGCGCTCGGCGTCACCGATCCGGAACGGTTTCAGCTGCAGATCCTCAACGGTGAGGGAGAGGTTGTGGCCACATCCCCACCATCTCGGGAGCCAACCCCCGGTTCGCTGATGCTCACCACCAGCGTTGTGCTGCACCGCTCTCACGGCGATCAGGAACAGGACTGGGGCAGCTTGCGCCTCAGCCGCAGCCTCGCTGGCCTGGAGGCGGAGGCACAGCGCCTGTGGTGGCTCGGCCACGGCGTGTTTGTGCTGGCGTTGGTGGTGATCGCGCTGGCGAGCTGGTGGCTGGCCGGCCTGGCGATGGCACCGTTGATCGAGGCCTACCAGCGCCAGGAGCAATTCAGCGCGGATGTGGCCCATGAGCTGCGCACGCCCCTGGCCAACTTGCTTGCTGTTGCTGAGGCTCAACGTGCCCAACCTGGAATCGAGCGGGTTCTGGCTCAGGGCCAACGGCTGCAGCAGCTGATCGCCGATCTGTTGCTGTTGGCCAGCCTGGAGCGGCCCGGCGCCAAGACGCCGATGCAGCGCTGCGACCTGGCTGAGATCACAGCGGATGTTGTGGAGGACTGGTCCGAGATCGCGGTGGCATCGGAGCAGACCTTGTCGATGGCGCTGGAAGCAGAGACCACCACGCTGCGCGGAAACGAGCGGGAACTGAGCCGGCTTCTGATCAATCTGATCAGCAATGCGCTGCAGCACTCACCCTGTGGTGGAACGGTGGAAGTGCGCCTGGAAACTCAGGGCCGCTGGTTGGCTTTGAGCGTTCGCGATCAAGGCCCCGGCATCTCGCTGGAGGATCAACAGCGGATCTTTGAGCGCTTCACACGCCTGCAACCGGATCGCTCGCGTCAGAACGGTGGTAGTGGCCTGGGGCTGGCCATCGCTCAGGCGATCGCAAACCGCCATGGGGGAGAGATCCGCGTGGCGTCAGAACCGGGGCACGGAGCCACATTCACGGCACTGCTGCCAGCGATCGGCTGAAGCCGCCCAATCGCCTTGACTCTCCACCCACTGGAGACTATACGGTTGATGGAGATGTCTGATCCCGTGATGCCCGCGCTCCCCCTAGCCCTCGCCCTGGCGGGCCTCTCCGTCGCCGCCGCCGCACCAGGTCACGCCGCTGAGGTGGTGTCGGCCTACCGCTCCGCCAGTTGCGGCTGTTGCAAAGGCTGGCTCGATCACATCCGGAAAGCCGGCTTCACGGTGCAGGACCACGTTGTGAACAACCTGCCGGCGATCAAGCAGCGCTATGGCGTTCCCGGCGCCCTCGGCTCCTGTCATACCGCCACGATCAACGGCTACGTGATCGAGGGGCATGTACCGGTGTCGGCGATCCAGAAGCTGCTCAAGGAGCGCCCCAAGGTGGCTGGCATCGCTGTGCCAGGCATGCCCCTGGGCTCACCCGGCATGGAGTCGGCGCTGCGGAGTGAGACCTACACCGTATTCACCTTCACCAGAACAGGGGTGATCAAGCCGTTCCAGACGGTGAAGGGTTGATGGAGCAGACCCCGACCAGCGGCAGCGCAGCTCTGCGCGATGTGCGTCTCTACCGAATGGACACGGCTGATCACGCCTGCCCGTGGGGGCTGCGGGCGGTGGCGCTGCTGCAGAGCCAGGGCATTGCGTTTGAGGACCACCGCCTGCGCAGCCCTGAGGAGGTGGAAGCGTTCAAACGCGCCCACGGGGTGAGCACCACCCCGCAGGTGTTCAGCGGCCAGCAACGCATCGGTGGCTACAGCGATCTGGCGGCACGGCTGGGGGTTCGGGCCGAGCGAGCAGACGTGAGCTACACACCGGTGATCGTCGTGTTTGCCACCGCGGCCTTGATGGCCCTTGCCCTTGGCGTGGGTGTGCGCAGTTTCATGGGCCTGGCCATCACTCTGCTGGCCATGCTCAAGCTGATGGATGTGCCGGCCTTTGCCGCCAGCTTCCTCAAGTACGACCTGCTCAGCCAACGCTGGCGAGTCTGGAGCCGCCTCTATCCAGGCCTTGAACTGCTGGTGGGGCTGGGCATGCTCACGCCGCCGTCCATCTCCGCTCTCGATGGGCTGGTGGGAGCGGTGGCGGTGTTGTTGGGCGGAATGGGCATGCTGTCGGTGGGCAAGGCGGTGTTCATCGATCACCTCGCCCTCAACTGCGCCTGCGTGGGTGGCAACACGCGCACACCGCTTGGCGTGGTGAGTTTTGCCGAGAATCTGATCATGACCTTGATGGGCGCGGCGATGGCACTGGATGCCGTTGCTCATCGCTTGCCGTGGAGTGGATTGCCATGAATCGCCGCTCGTTTCTGGCGTTGACGGCCGGTGGCGCCGCCGCCGCTTCTGCAGGGCTGGTGGGTCAGCGTTGGCTGAGTCATGCCCGTGAGGTCGCTGCGGCCGGTGCGGCTAGGGCTGTGCGATCCAGCCAAGGTGTTCTGAACCTGGATCTCGTCGCGCAGGAAACGCGGATCGCGATCCCAGGAACGGCTGGTCGCGCTCTCACCTACAACGGCCTGCTGCCAGGGCCGTTGCTGGAATTAGAGGCTGGTGACGCTGTACAGATCCAACTGCACAATCAACTCAGACAACCCACCAACCTTCACTATCACGGCCTTCATGTCTCGCCAGAGGGGAATGCCGACAACGTATTTCTGAGTGTTCAGCCCGGGGCCAGCCAGAGCTATTCCTTCCGGATTCCCGAGGATCACCCTGCTGGCCTGTTTTACTACCACCCCCATCACCATGGAACGGTGGCCGATCAGGTGTTCGGCGGGCTTGGTGGTGCCCTGATCGTGCGCGGTGCTCTCGACCGCATTCCGGAGGTGCAGGCCGCCCAGGAGGAGGTGCTGTTTCTCAAGGATCTCCCAGCCGATCGGGAGTCATCGATGGGTGGAGCGATGCTTGGCCGCGAGGGTTCGGTGCTCACCGTGAATGGGCAGTTGAACCCCAGGATTGAGATCCCTGCCGGGGGATTACTCCGGCTGCGATTGGTGAATGGCTCCAATGCACGCTTCTGGCGCCTGGCGCTGGAAGGGCATCGTCTTCATCTGATCGCCACCGATGGCGGTGCACTGGAGCGGCCGGTTGCGGTGGAGGATCTGCTGCTGGTACCCGGCGCACGCGCCGATGTGCTGGTGCAGATCTCACCGAGTGGCGGACGATTCCGCTTGCGCAATCGCGCCTACAACCGTGTTGGCCGGCGCATGATGGGAATGAGGCGGATGATGGCTCCCTCCCAGGGTGAGGAGACCATTGCCACGGTTCAGACCGATGGCACCACAACGCCAAAGCCGCTCCCTCAGCAACTGCTTCCCGTCCAGCCGCTCAACAATCCGGTGCGCACGCGCCGCTTTGTGATGAACCATGGCATGGCCCCAGGCATGGGCATGGTGTTTCTGATCAACGGGCAGGCCTACGACCATCAACGCATCGATACCCGGGTGCGCCTGGGTGAGATCGAGGAATGGGAGCTGATGAATACCGGGGTGATGGATCACCCCTTTCACGTGCACGTGAACCCCATGCAGGTGATCAGCCGCAACGGACAGCCGGAGCCATTCCCGGCCTGGCGCGATGTGGTGTTGGTGCGGGCGGGAGAAACGGTGCGGGTGCGGACGCAGTTCCGCGATTTCCCTGGTCGCAGCGTGTACCACTGCCATATCCTCGATCACGAGGAGCTGGGCATGATGGGCAACCTCCTGATTGAGGCCTGATCAGCGGCCCCCGCAGGATTGCCAGCCGGCGAGCATCGCCTGCAGATCCGATTCCAGGCTCTGGAGAGCTTCGATGCGGCTTTGGATCTCACCGAGCTTGCCGCGGATCGTGGCCTGCAGATCCGCGCACGTGCACACCCCGGAGCGGCGCGCGCTGAGCACGCCATGAATGGCGCTGAGGGGAAGATCCATCGCCCTGAGATTGCGTATCAGCGCCAGGTCGGCGAACACGCTCTGATCAAACAGGCGGTAGCGCCCCTCCGAGCGCGAGGTGGGCTGCAGCAGGCCCTCATCGCAGTAGAAGCGGATCGTTTTCACCGGCACGCCCGAGCGCTGCGCCACCGCACCGATCTTGAGGAGCTCATCGGCCACCGCTGCACCCATGCGTCTTGACTCTCCACCTGCAGGAGAGTGCATCGTAGGAGGACTGTGCCACCGCTCATGCGCCTTCTGCTTGCACTCGCGGCCTTCGCGCCCCTTCTGGCGCCCCCGGTCCTGGCTCAATCAGGCCATGAGCACCACGATCATGGGCAACACGCGATG is a genomic window containing:
- a CDS encoding cell wall metabolism sensor histidine kinase WalK, with amino-acid sequence MAGLEHNLIRRARLRLAGLSLLVMGSILYAAGFSMGRLLLQAQEQALQSELVNLAGTLHDSLKPVLPPPSAGPASLATVLPGLCLADRPCPAPTTLIERHALGVTDPERFQLQILNGEGEVVATSPPSREPTPGSLMLTTSVVLHRSHGDQEQDWGSLRLSRSLAGLEAEAQRLWWLGHGVFVLALVVIALASWWLAGLAMAPLIEAYQRQEQFSADVAHELRTPLANLLAVAEAQRAQPGIERVLAQGQRLQQLIADLLLLASLERPGAKTPMQRCDLAEITADVVEDWSEIAVASEQTLSMALEAETTTLRGNERELSRLLINLISNALQHSPCGGTVEVRLETQGRWLALSVRDQGPGISLEDQQRIFERFTRLQPDRSRQNGGSGLGLAIAQAIANRHGGEIRVASEPGHGATFTALLPAIG
- a CDS encoding DUF411 domain-containing protein — protein: MSDPVMPALPLALALAGLSVAAAAPGHAAEVVSAYRSASCGCCKGWLDHIRKAGFTVQDHVVNNLPAIKQRYGVPGALGSCHTATINGYVIEGHVPVSAIQKLLKERPKVAGIAVPGMPLGSPGMESALRSETYTVFTFTRTGVIKPFQTVKG
- a CDS encoding MauE/DoxX family redox-associated membrane protein translates to MEQTPTSGSAALRDVRLYRMDTADHACPWGLRAVALLQSQGIAFEDHRLRSPEEVEAFKRAHGVSTTPQVFSGQQRIGGYSDLAARLGVRAERADVSYTPVIVVFATAALMALALGVGVRSFMGLAITLLAMLKLMDVPAFAASFLKYDLLSQRWRVWSRLYPGLELLVGLGMLTPPSISALDGLVGAVAVLLGGMGMLSVGKAVFIDHLALNCACVGGNTRTPLGVVSFAENLIMTLMGAAMALDAVAHRLPWSGLP
- a CDS encoding multicopper oxidase family protein encodes the protein MEWIAMNRRSFLALTAGGAAAASAGLVGQRWLSHAREVAAAGAARAVRSSQGVLNLDLVAQETRIAIPGTAGRALTYNGLLPGPLLELEAGDAVQIQLHNQLRQPTNLHYHGLHVSPEGNADNVFLSVQPGASQSYSFRIPEDHPAGLFYYHPHHHGTVADQVFGGLGGALIVRGALDRIPEVQAAQEEVLFLKDLPADRESSMGGAMLGREGSVLTVNGQLNPRIEIPAGGLLRLRLVNGSNARFWRLALEGHRLHLIATDGGALERPVAVEDLLLVPGARADVLVQISPSGGRFRLRNRAYNRVGRRMMGMRRMMAPSQGEETIATVQTDGTTTPKPLPQQLLPVQPLNNPVRTRRFVMNHGMAPGMGMVFLINGQAYDHQRIDTRVRLGEIEEWELMNTGVMDHPFHVHVNPMQVISRNGQPEPFPAWRDVVLVRAGETVRVRTQFRDFPGRSVYHCHILDHEELGMMGNLLIEA
- a CDS encoding MerR family transcriptional regulator, coding for MGAAVADELLKIGAVAQRSGVPVKTIRFYCDEGLLQPTSRSEGRYRLFDQSVFADLALIRNLRAMDLPLSAIHGVLSARRSGVCTCADLQATIRGKLGEIQSRIEALQSLESDLQAMLAGWQSCGGR